A genomic region of Ictalurus furcatus strain D&B chromosome 29, Billie_1.0, whole genome shotgun sequence contains the following coding sequences:
- the slc24a2 gene encoding sodium/potassium/calcium exchanger 2-like, whose protein sequence is MVSANQRPRRHHVRRKLRASRILVFVLSLFAFCLLLCWNAFRGIDESQHHRTPRSAHQEGVELTTPMTLVMENHGDYPEDIFSLEERRQGAVVLHIFGMLYMFIALAIVCDEFFVPALTVITEKLQISDDVAGATFMAAGGSAPELFTSVIGVFISHSNVGIGTIVGSAVFNILFVIGMCALFSREILNLTWWPLFRDVSFYIMDLIMLIFFFLDNYITYLESMALLGGYISYVLFMKFNANVEVVIKSLIHRNQVDETAVVPKVDNAGDDGNKLSAKPHLQRGLSSASLHNSLMRNSIFQLMIHTLDPLSDGKFKDKASILHKIARKKGQSEINGIVDKKFPNSIGVEVEVTPPMNGSIAQQGEEEEEDEDQPLSLAWPETRQKQLMYLFVFPIVFPLWLTLPDVRRDTSKKFFPIAFLGSISWIAVFSYLMVWWAHQVGETIGITEEIMGLTILAAGTSIPDLITSVIVARKGLGDMAVSSSVGSNIFDITVGLPFPWLLYSYFHNLKPVAVSSNGLFCAIVLLFLMLIFVIVSIGVCRWKMSKLLGFSMFLLYFVFLVVSVMLEDKIITCPVSI, encoded by the exons ATGGTTTCAGCCAATCAGCGGCCAAGAAGACATCATGTGAGGAGGAAACTTCGTGCATCGCGGATCCTTGTGTTTGTGCTGAGCTTATTCGCATTCTGTCTGCTCCTATGTTGGAATGCCTTCAGAGGAATAGATGAGTCTCAGCACCATAGAACTCCACGCTCCGCCCATCAGGAAGGGGTGGAGCTGACCACACCGATGACATTGGTGATGGAGAACCACGGAGATTATCCCGAGGATATTTTCAGTCTAGAGGAAAGGCGCCAGGGCGCCGTAGTGCTGCACATATTCGGGATGCTGTACATGTTCATCGCTTTGGCCATTGTGTGCGACGAGTTCTTTGTCCCAGCGCTTACTGTCATAACGGAGAAGCTGCAGATCTCAGATGATGTAGCAGGTGCCACCTTCATGGCAGCTGGAGGCTCCGCCCCTGAGCTCTTCACATCTGTCATCGGAGTTTTCATCTCGCACAGCAACGTTGGGATCGGCACCATCGTTGGCTCGGCCGTCTTCAACATCCTGTTTGTGATCGGCATGTGTGCGCTGTTCTCGCGTGAGATCCTCAACCTCACCTGGTGGCCACTCTTCCGTGATGTGTCCTTCTACATCATGGACCTCATCATgctcatcttcttcttcttggacAATTATATCACCTACCTGGAGAGCATGGCTCTGCTAGGAGGCTACATTTCTTATGTGCTCTTCATGAAATTCAACGCCAATGTGGAGGTGGTCATCAAGAGCCTGATTCACCGGAACCAGGTGGACGAAACAGCGGTTGTGCCCAAG GTCGACAATGCTGGAGATGACGGGAACAAACTCTCG GCCAAGCCCCATCTTCAGAGAGGGTTAAGCTCCGCCTCTCTGCACAACTCACTGATGAGGAACAGCATCTTCCAGCTCATGATCCACACATTAGATCCGCTCAGTGACG GGAAATTCAAGGACAAAGCTTCCATTCTGCACAAGATTGCAAGAAAAAAGGGACAAAGTGAAATAAACGGCATTG TGGATAAGAAATTCCCCAACAGTATCGGCGTGGAGGTGGAAGTCACTCCGCCAATGAACGGCAGCATAGCACAACAG ggtgaggaagaagaagaggatgaagacCAGCCTCTCAGCTTAGCGTGGCCGGAGACGAGACAGAAGCAATTGATGTACCTCTTCGTTTTCCCCATCGTGTTCCCACTGTGGCTCACACTGCCCGACGTCCGCAGAGAT ACTTCAAAGAAGTTCTTTCCCATCGCGTTTCTGGGTTCCATCAGTTGGATTGCTGTCTTCTCCTATCTGATGGTGTGGTGGGCTCACCAG GTTGGAGAGACTATTGGCATTACGGAGGAGATCATGGGTCTGACGATTCTTGCAGCAGGAACTTCAATTCCAGATCTCATCACCAGCGTGATTGTGGCTAGGAAAGGTTTAGGAGACATGGCCGTGTCAAGCTCAGTTGGTTCCAACATATTTGACATCACCGTAGG TTTGCCCTTCCCGTGGCTGCTCTACTCTTACTTTCACAACCTGAAGCCAGTGGCGGTGAGCAGTAACGGCCTGTTCTGCGCCATTGTGTTGCTCTTCCTCATGCTCATCTTTGTCATCGTCTCCATCGGTGTGTGCAGGTGGAAAATGAGCAAGCTGCTCGGCTTCTCCATGTTCCTGCTTTACTTCGTTTTCCTCGTGGTCAGTGTCATGCTAGAGGACAAGATCATCACCTGCCCCGTCTCCATCTGA
- the tspan5b gene encoding tetraspanin-5, with translation MSGKHFNVHEVGCCIKYFIFGFNIIFWLLGVAFLSVALWAWSEKGVLSNISSITDLGGFDPVWLFLVVGTVMFVLGFAGCIGALRENSFLLKFFSVFLGIIFFLELTAGVLAFVFKDWIKDQLKFFINNNIRAYRDDIDLQNLIDFTQEYWECCGAFGPKDWNLNIYFNCTDTNLSREKCGVPFSCCTKDPAEDVINTQCGYDIRAKAESEQNSSIYVKGCVPQFEKWLQENLTVVAGIFIGIALLQIFGICLAQNLLSDIEAVRESCLFT, from the exons atgtccggaaaacactttaatgtgcatGAAGTCGGCTGCTGCATTAAATACTTCATCTTCGgctttaatattatattctgG CTGCTGGGCGTGGCCTTCCTGTCTGTTGCTTTATGGGCCTGGAGTGAGAAG ggCGTTCTGTCCAACATCTCATCCATCACAGATCTGGGAGGTTTCGACCCCGTGTGGTTGTTCCTGGTCGTGGGGACGGTGATGTTTGTGCTCGGGTTCGCTGGCTGCATCGGCGCGCTGAGAGAAAACTCCTTCCTGCTCAAgttt TTTTCCGTGTTTCTGGGAATCATCTTCTTCCTGGAGCTTACCGCCGGAGTCCTCGCCTTCGTCTTTAAGGACTGGATCAAAGATCAGCTCAAGTTcttcatcaacaacaacatccGAGCGTACCGAGACGACATCGACCTGCAGAACCTCATCGACTTCACGCAGGAATAC tgggAGTGCTGTGGTGCGTTCGGACCTAAGGACTGGAACCTGAACATCTACTTTAACTGCACCGACACCAACCTGAGCCGAGAGAAGTGTGGAGTTCCCTTCTCCTGCTGCACTAAAGACCCTGCT gAGGACGTAATAAACACTCAGTGTGGTTACGACATCCGAGCTAAAGCC gaatcgGAGCAGAACTCGTCCATCTACGTAAAAGGCTGTGTGCCACAGTTTGAAAAATGGCTGCAGGAGAATCTCACAGTGGTGGCTGGAATCTTCATAGGGATCGCActgctgcag ATTTTTGGGATTTGCTTGGCTCAGAACCTGCTGAGTGACATCGAGGCTGTGAGAGAGAGCTG TTTGTTCACTTGA